One Odontesthes bonariensis isolate fOdoBon6 chromosome 17, fOdoBon6.hap1, whole genome shotgun sequence genomic window carries:
- the tunar gene encoding protein TUNAR, producing the protein MSNATLLLMLCKVGLRRKLQTFPGKMVNTVYSDEEKGIQDQESKEESILAMLGIIGTILNLVVIIFVYIYTTL; encoded by the exons ATGTCCAATGCTACGTTACTCCTGATGCTTTGCAAG GTTGGTCTGAGGCGAAAACTGCAGACTTTTCCAGGGAAAATGGTAAACACTGTCTACAGTGATGAGGAAAAGGGAATCCAAGACCAGGAAAGTAAAGAGGAGAGCATCTTGGCCATGTTGGGCATCATTGGAACCATTCTTAACTTGGTAGTCATCATCTTTGTCTACATTTACACCACTTTATAG